The genomic stretch TCATCCTATCTTGGACTATCGAACGTATGTCTATCCTATGGGAAGAAGAAGGCGCGAAAGAAGTAATGCTACAAGGTGGTGGTTCTCTATTCACTGCGGTTCTTGTTTACTTAGGCATGACTAACCCGTTCATTCAGCACTTAACGTTTAACTTTATTGGTTTACAGCTTGTTATTCTAGCGACCATCTTGCTACTAGGTAACTACACAGGCTACCGTCTAACTGAGCTTCGTCGCTTTAAACCGCTAGCGGAGGACTAAGTTATGTTTGATCAGTTTACTTCACCGTTTAGGTTGAAAGACAAAGGCATAATGGGAATGAACAAGCGTAACCATAGTTACATTGGTCGCTACAATGATCGTTCCAAGTATCCACTCGTTGATGACAAGCTTAAGACTAAGATCATCGCTGAACAGGCTGGCGCTACCGTGCCAAAGCTGATTGGCGTTATTGGTCACCAAGCTGAAGTAAAAACAATCCACAAGATGGTAAAAGAGTGGCCGGGTTTCGTAATCAAGCCAGCTCAAGGCAGTGGTGGTAAAGGCATACTTGTTGTGACTTCTCACAAGGACGGCGTTTATACCAAGCCATCAGGTTCGACTATCAATGAAGAAGACGTAGAGCGTCACATCAGTAACGCTCTTGCAGGTCTTTTCTCACTTGGTGGTAAGAACGATGTTGCGGTAGTTGAAAACCTCATCAAGTTTGATGAGTGTTTCGATGGCTTTAGTTACGAAGGTGTACCAGATGTACGAATCATCGTATTCAAGGGCTACCCTGTAATGGCGATGATGCGCTTATCTACTTCAGCTTCAGACGGCAAGGCTAACTTGCACCAAGGGGCTGTGGGCGTAGGTATTTGTATTGCGACGGGTAAAGCCGTTCGTGCGGTTCAGTTTGACCACCCAGTCACTCACCACCCAGATACGGGTAAAGAGTTGGCGCTACTTCAAGTGCCGCATTGGGAAAAACTGCTCACACTGGCATCAAGCGCTTGGGAAATGACAGGTCTTGGCTACATGGGTACTGACATGGTTCTAGACCAAGAAGAAGGCCCAATGGTACTTGAGCTTAACGCACGTCCAGGTTTGGCTATCCAAATTGCGAATGGTGCGGGTCTGCTACCTCGATTGCACCATATTGAGAACCTTGGTACGCCGGCTGAGTACCCGAAACCAGCAGAGCGCGTTGCATACGCTGCTAAGCAATTCGGTGTTCACGGCAACGAGATTGTTCCAAACTAAGCAAGTAGCTGACTAGGTCACTTGATACCTAACTAGAGCTCAATAAAAAAGCTGCATAACTCTGAGAGTTACGCGGCTTTTTAGTCTCTGCCACTTGTTAGCGAGTTGGGCTAAGCTTCTGTCGCTTCAATTTCAGGCTCACGAATCGGATCAATGCGCACTGCCGCAACCTTAAACTCAGGGATCTTGGCATGCGGATCTGTCGCCGTTGTCGTCAGACGGTTCACAGGAGACTCCACGAAATGGAATGGAATAAACACCACGCCTTTCTGCATTCGCTTCGTTACAAATGCTGCGATTTCAATTTCACCACGACGTGTTGAGACTTTGAGCATCTGACCATTCGAGATCCCTAACGCTTCAGCGTCATGAACACTGACCATCGCACGTGGCCCTGCTAAATTATCCAGACCTTTCGTTTTACGTGTCATAGTGCCAGTATGGAATTGCTCTAAGATACGGCCTGTCGTTAATACTAACGGGTATTCCGCATCTGGCAGTTCTGCCGCATATCGAAACGGAATCGCTTCCATTTGGCCACGTCCACGAGTGAACTGAGTCTGGTGCATAATACGTGTGCCATCAGGGTTGTTTTTATTGCTTGGCCATTGCACGCCATTAACTGTGATGTTTTCCCAACGTAAACCACCATATTGTGGCGTGACACGAGCAATCTCATTAGTAATGTCCGCAACTGAATCGTAGCTCCAACCGCCGCCCATTGCGTTGGCTAGCATTTGGATAATCACCCAATCCTCTTTCGCTTCACCTGGAGGCAATACCGCTGGGTTAATACGCTGAACGCGTCGTTCAGTATTAGTAAAGTGACCAGACTTCTCGGCGAACGAGCAAGACGGCAGAACCACATCGGCATACTGCGCCGTTTCGGTTAAGAAGATGTCTTGCACCACAAGGAAATCTAACGCTTCAAGCCCTTCAATCACGTGTGCTTGATTCGGGTCACTGAGCACAGGGTTTTCACCCATCACATATAAACCACGCACATCTCGATGACACGCCCCGTCAATAATTTCGGTCAGCGTTAACCCCGTTTCAGCAGGCAAATCAGCAACGCCCCACTCCATCGCGAATTTTTGGCGAACCATTGGGTTATACACTTTCTGATAACCCGGTAGGTTATTTGGCAATGCACCCATGTCGCATGCACCTTGAACATTGGATTGACCACGCAGCGGGTTGATGCCCCCACCTTCAATACCGATATTGCCACATAAGAGCTGTAGGTTAGCAATAGAGCGAACGTTGTCGTGACCAGTGGTGTGTTGCGTGATACCCATAGAGTAATACACCGCCGTGCGTTCTGCAGTACCTATCAAGCGCGCCATCGCGAAGATGTCTTCTGCTTTAACGCCCGTCACCAGTTCTACTTTGTCTAGTGAGTAGCTTGGTGACATCACCTCTTGTAGCAAGGTATCAAAGCCATCGACACGATCATCAATGTAATCTTGGTCATACCAACCGTGCTTGATAATCTGCTGCATCACGCCATTAATCAGCATCACATCAGTACCCGGTCGGTGTGCCAAGTAAAGCTCAGCATGGTCGGCAATATCGATTCTCTTAGGATCAGCGACGATCAGTCGAGCACCGTTATGCCTTACTGCCTGTTTGATGTGTGAGCCGATAATTGGGTGCGCGGATGTGGTGTCAGAACCAATGATAAAGATGACATCTGAGTGTTTGATGCTTGGGATATCATTGGTCATCGCTCCACTACCTAGAGACGCTTCAAGTCCAGTCACCGTCGAAGCATGACAAAGGCGAGCGCAATGGTCGACGTTGTTGGTGCCAAGTTCACGACGAATGAATTTTTGGAACACATAGTTATCTTCATTGGTGGTTTTAGCCGATGAGAAACCCGCCAGTGCATTACTACCAAAACCTTGTTTAATTGCTGTGAACTTATCGGCAATCAGCGTAATGGCTTCTTCCCAGCTCGCAGGTTGTAGCCAGCCATCTTTACGAATTAATGGCGTAGTCAAACGGGCGTCGCTGCCGACGAAGTCGAAACCGAAGCGTCCCTTAACACACAGCATGCCTTCGTTAACCGGAGAATCACCGCCCTCGATATAACGGATTTTGTTTTTTGCTTCGTCAACATGCATGGTCAGCTTACAGCCCACACCACAATAAGTGCAGATAGTATCGACCTTTTTGAGGATGTCGGTGTCGCCTTGTTTTCTATCTCTCGCATCTACCATCGCACCTGTTGGGCAGGCTTGAATACAAGAGCCGCATTGAACACAATTAGAGTCGCCCATTAAGGTCTTGTCAGCCCCAAAATTTGGGCGGCACTCAGGTCTTGAAGCTGGCTTGCCGTCTGACTGATTCATGAAGCTTAGAACGCCATGAACGTTCTGTTCACGACATGCTTGGATACACTGACCACAACTGATGCAGCGGTTGGCGTCAAAGATGATGAATTCAGAGCTATCATCGACAGCAAACTTCTGCCTTGTCGAACCAACTTTGGATTCCTCTGCGCGAATGGCTTGCCAGCTCTCATTAGAAGCAACATCGATTTTGTATTCTGGATGTGTTTGGATTGCCTTGTACTCAGTTGAGTAATCACGAAGGTCACAATCGGTATTGGCTTGGCAACCACACTCTAGACATCTTGCGGCTTCTGCGATTGCATCGGCATTATCAAAGCCCGTTTCTACTTCATCGAAGCTTTGCTCTCGCTGCTCTGGTGTTAGCTCTGGCATAATTTTGCGCGCCATGCGCTGTATCGACTTATACTGCTCGGGATCAACGGCTTTTAGCTGCTTATGCTTTCTTGAGTTAAACGGTTTAGCTGGAATGTTTTCCATATCACCATTGAAGAATCGGTCGATCGCTTGCGCAGCAATACGCCCGTCTCCTACCGCTTCAACTGCTGTCGCTGGACCACGACGGAAGTCACCGATACTAAATATATTGCCCGTACCTGTGTGCATGGTTTGCGGATCAGCGTCCGCGGTGTTCCAACGTGTCAGTGGGATATCAATCTCTTCGTTATCCATGAAACTTAAATCTGGTTTCTGCGACACTGCAGCGATAACCGTATCGAACGCTTCAACAAAGAACTCACCCGTTGGTTTTGGGCTACGACGACCAGAAGCATCTGCAGGGCCAAGTGCCATACGTTCTAATCGAATCTCAGATACATGACCATTGTCATCAGCAATATTCTCAGCCGGGTTGGTCAAGAAGTGGAACTTAACACCTTCATGTTCAGCTTCTTCGATTTCGTAATCTTCGGCCGGCATTTCATCTCGTGTACGACGATAAATCAGCGTGGTGTCCGCACCATCACGTACTGCGGTTCGAGCGCAGTCAATCGCCGTGTTACCACCACCAATCACAGCGACTTTTTTGCCGGTAGTGAAGTGTTGGTCAGTTACATAATCTTTCAGATAATCGACACCCAAATAGCAACCTTCAAGGTCACTACCGGGATAATTCATCTCAACAGCTTGTGACGCACCCACGGCTAAGCAGACCGCATCAAAGTCACGACTGAGATCTGACAAGGTGAAATCAACACCAAGCTTTTTATCGCACTCTACTGCCATTCCGTTACGACACATGAGTTCGATTTCTTTATCTAGAATCGACTTCGGTAGACGATATTCTGGAATACCATAGCGCAGCCAGCCACCAGCTTTAGGCATCGATTCGTAAACACTGACATCATAACCTTCATTAGATAGGTAATAGCCTGCTGTTAAGCCACCAGGGCCACTGCCGACAATCGCAATGCTCTTACCTTTGTTGGGTTTCTTCGCAGGCATGTAGCTCTCTTGCGCAGCCAAATCGGCATCGGCTGCGTGTCGCTTGAGCTGGCGAATCGCAATAGAGTCATCGACTAAGTTTCTTCGACACTCGGTTTCACAGAAAGCAGGACATACACGACCAATCGATAGTGGCATCGGCAATGTTTTCTTAATCACTTCGATGGCTTGGGTATGATCATTTTGCGCAATATGATGAAGGTAAGATTGAATATCGACTCCCGCAGGGCACGCGGTCTGGCACGGAGCTTCGCAGTCAGCGTAGTGGTCTGTCATGATGCGATTCAGCGCATCTTGGCGATGAGTCGTTAGCTGTTTAGATTGAGTGGTGATGTTCAAGCCATTGGTTACCTCAAGCTCACAAGAGCGAGTGACGCCCATCCCATCCACTTCAACCACACACAAATCACACGGCACTTTGTCCGCTGTTTTGTTCAAACCACATAACGATGGAATCTCTAAACCACATGTTTTTGCCGCCTCAAGAACGGTTTGCCCTTGTTCGACGATTCGAAATTTCCCATCAATGACGATTTGAATCATAGCCTGTCCTACCTTTACCTTTCGCACACTGCGAGTTATCAATAATTAAAAATAAAGTAATACAATATTATTAATATTATTTAATCTATGTGATTACCATACATTAATTATGGTTTTGTGCGTGTGACCTCAAACAAGTTCCATTGATAATAACCATAAGGTATGAGTGGTCTTATCTGTATATGGAAAACGTTAAGTTGAAGATAAAGACCATTTTAGGAAGGCAGGTGTAATTAGGGAGATTAGATTTCAGATATAAAAAAGCCTCTATTCACTGTATATAAAGTGAATAGAGGCTTTGAATTGATATGATAAATCGGCTTAAAACTTACTGCTCAGCTTCTTCAATCAGCTCTTGCACTGGCGATGCAGGTTTGTTTTGAGCAAAACCGCGCAGACCAACAACGTGTACGTGTTCATGATCTTTGAAGACCTTACGTACCAGTTTGTAGGTTGTGCCTTTCTCTGGGCTGATGTTCTCCGGTGCTGCAATCAGAAGCTGCATACCTAGACGGTCACACAGTTCAAACAGTGTAGAGATAGACTTCGCATCCAGACGTGCTGCTTCATCAAGGAACAACAAGCGACATGGAACAATGTCTTTGCTACGAAGTCGACGAGACTCTTCTTCCCAGCTCTGAACAACCATCAATAGGATAGATTGACCAGTACCGATCGCCTCACCGGTAGACAGTGCGCCCGATTCCGCTTGTAACCAACCATCAGAGCCACGGTTAACTTCAACACTTAGCTCTAAGTAGTTACGGTAATCCAGTAGCTCTTCACCTAGAACTTGCGGAGAACGTTGACCCATGTCGATGTGTGGGTTCACACGTTGGAACAACTTCGCCATTGCTTCAGAGAAGGTGAAACGAGTCGTCTCGAACAAGTCTTTGTGCTGCTCTTGTTGAGTCGCGAGGCCTGATAGCAAGATTTCGTGACTTTCGCGGATCTTAACATTCAGACGTACGCCCTTAACCTGACCAAAGTAAATGTTCGACAAGCCTTGGTTCAGCATACGAATACGGTTCTGCTCACGCTGAATCGTCTTCTTAATGATGCTTGCTACCGACTCAGAGCTGATCGCTAGGCGGTTTTCACGCTGGGTCAGTTCTTCTGTTAATCGAGCTAGCTCAACTTCCATCTCTTCGATTGCTTCAACCGGATCATCCGTATGAATGATGTCTTGGCGAATACGCTCACGAAGATGTTGGTAAACCGCAATGTAGAACAGAACCTTACGCTCTGGATGTGCATTATCTTCCGATAGACGCAGCGAATCACGTAGGTCTTCATTGTCAGCCACAGCCAAACGTAGCGCACCCAGTGATTTATCCGACATTGAGCGAAGTTCACCAGCCGTTAGGTAAGCCAGTTCACGCTTGTGTAGACGACGTTCAACGTCATTCTCACGAGCTAGACGAAGTACTGAACACCAACCTGCTTTTGCTGCAACCACAAAGGTACGAAGCTCTGTGTACTCTTTCTGTACTTTCTTAAGACGCTTAGCCAGCGCTTTCATCTCAAGTTCAGTTGAAGTAATCGTACGCTCGTATTCACTCTTACGGCTTCGAGACGTGTGTAGACGCTCTTGAAGCTCGTCACGACGACGTACAGCGCGTTCTTCTGCGCCTTCATCAGCGTTAACACCGAACTCTTGAAGCTCTTGCTTGAACTCTTGAACCGTCTCTTGCTTCGCTTGGTGCGAGCTCTTCAGTGCTGCCAATACTTGGTTGTACTGGTTCATCTGTTCACGAGCTTGTTTCAGGCCATCACGACCTTTCGCTCTTGCTTGTTCCGCTTGAACCAGTTTCGCTTTCAACTGCTCGCTCAGTTCGCTGCTCTTGTTAAGCAGGTCAACAGAGTCTGCGTAAGCAAAGTAGTGACGACGCTCAATCAGATCAGACAGTGCGAACACTTTGCCTTTTAGCGTTTGCAGTGCGTTGTCTGCTTGACGGTACTCTGCTTCCAAAGCTTCAAATTGCTCTGGATCAGCGTCGAGTGCAGAAACAATTTGCTCTAATGAAGTCAGCGCTTTGCCGTGAGTGTTCAAGTAAGACTTCGCTTCGCTTAAACGCTCTAGTTGTGCTTCTAATTCAGCGAGACGTTCAGCTAATGTTTCGTCTTCAAGAATACGAACCATAGGCGCGAGTTTGTCTAATGCACCAAGTGCCTGTTTGCTTTGTAGAAGCTGACTGCGTTGTTGTTGCTCTTTAGAATCTAGATCTGCCAGAGAACGAACAATTTGGTTACGCTTATCACGAATAGACGCTAGCGCCTGCTCTGGATCAGCGTTGAACGCAACGTGCAGGTGCTTCGCAACAAAGCTGTTGAATGCTTGGTATAGGCGATTCAGTTTTTGAGAATCAAACGCTGCTTTGGCGTGGTTCTCAACAACTACATCACGCTCTTCACGCAATTTTTCAAGGCGTTGTTCACGAGCAGCGCGACCAAACAGTGGGATCTCAGGGAAGCGAGAGTAACGCATTTGGCGATCGTTCAACTGAACACACACCGCGCCTTCTAACTCATCCGCGTTGAATGAGCTGTCATCAAACGCGTCTACATCACCTTCTAGGATGTAAAGGTCTTCTGGACAATCATCAAGATCAATCAGTTTCTCTTTGATGCCATCAAGATCTGAAACCACAATCGCATGACGAGCCGGGCCGTACATCGCACTGAAGTATGGCGCATCGCCAATCGTGATGTCGTCGTAGATCTCAGAAAGCAACACGCCACCAAGGGTGTCCGCTAGGCCTTTCAGGCGAGGATCGTTAGAACCACCTGGAGAGGCTAGACGCTCAATTTCTTGCTCAAGTTCAGCTCGGCGAGTTGCCAGTTGATCTTTAGCAACCGCTTGAGATTTTTCGTCTTCAAGTACTTGCTGCATTTGAGTCATTACCGCTTGGCTATCTTCTAGCTCAGCTTCGGTTTGATCTCTTAGCGCTTCAAGGGCATCGTTTGCTGTGATCCAAGCAGGAGCAATAGATTCTAGCTTTTGAATCTCTTGATCGTGGTTTTGTTGCACACGACGTTGTTCACTTTTCGCTTCACGTAACTCTTCTTGAGCATACTCAAGCGTTTCGATCTGCATTGCATGACGTTCACGTTCTTCTTCGAAAACCGCTTCGTCAGTCAGTGAAATGTTGTGTTGCTTTTGGTATTCAGTCGCTAGCTCTTTCGCTTGACGTTGCTGCGCGACATCACGAGCCATGTCGCGATGCTGAGCACGCCATTGCTGTTCGTTCTCAACAACGTGTTTCGCGTTACGGCCTTTTTCTAGAGCTTGCTTGGCGCTGTAAGACGCTTCTTTACGCTCTACGTCACCAACGATGCTCTTAACCAAAGACAGTGCTTTATCGAACTGTGCAGAAGCTGCAGAAGACATGTCGAGCTTGTGCTTAGTAGACAGTAACGTCTGCGTGCTAGATTCTTCTTGTGCTTTTAGCTCAGAAACCAAGGTTAACGCGCTTTCTGCAGTAATAGAGTCATCACCTAGCAACTGCTTGGTTTTCTCTAATGCTTGCACGGCTTGCTGGTATTGAAGAGCACGAGTCTGCTGAACATCCAACGCTTGTTGGTAATCAGCAAGCTGAGTTTTCAGGCTATCCACTTCTTCTTCAGTAATGGTTGCCTGCTCTTCAGCCAGAAGTACGCGTTCTTGAGCTTCTTCAACCACCATCATCTGCTCTTCTAGACGCTCATTAAGCTCTTCTAGATCTTCGCTATAGCGAGCAATTTTCTCTTGCTGACGAAGTGCAGTTTGAACCAATTGAAGATGATCCGAAGCCGCTTGGTAATCTTGCTCTAGCGCTGACTCTTGATCCACCAGCAGTTCGAGTTCTTCTTGAACACGATTCAACAGGTTGTTTTGATCAAGCAAAGTTTCGCGAGAACCAAACAGTTCACCACGGAACTTCATGGTTTGATCTAACTTGTTACGACGATCGTTGGCATGGCGCATGTAGTCCGCAGCCACGTAGTTCGTAGATTCAGTGATCAAGTGTTTGAACAAGTCACGATCCGACTGAGTTGTCTTGATCGCTTCTAGCGTCATGCGGTTCTCGCGCAGTGCCGATTCCATATCTTGGAATGCTTTCTTCACGCCACCATTTTGCGGTAGAAGGTAATCACGCAAAGAACGTGTAATCGCACTTGATATACCACCGTAAAGTGATGCTTCAATTAGACGGTAGAACTTAGAACGGTCGCTGCTGTTACGCAGTTTCTTCGGTACTACACCGTACTCAAACATCTGTGAGTGGTAATCAACAATCGAAGAAAACGCCTTAAAGTGCGCCCCTTCGTACTGTGCAACAGCGGCTTTCACATCATTTAGCTGACATACACGAGCGTGGCTGTCTGAAACGTTCTGAATCAGCACGTCCGTTGGTTTCACATGGCTTGGAAGGCCTTGAATAACGAACGGCTTGATGTCTACTTTCTTATCACGACCCGCAACTTGCTGCAGTTTTACTGCAAACAACAGACGTTGATTACGAGAGTTCACTACATCCAGCGCTGCATAACACGCGCCAGGTTGAAGCTTACCGTAAAGACCTTTATCACGAGATGACTGTGAGCTACCCGCTTCCGTTGTGTTACGGAAATGCAGA from Vibrio pomeroyi encodes the following:
- a CDS encoding alpha-L-glutamate ligase-like protein, which gives rise to MFDQFTSPFRLKDKGIMGMNKRNHSYIGRYNDRSKYPLVDDKLKTKIIAEQAGATVPKLIGVIGHQAEVKTIHKMVKEWPGFVIKPAQGSGGKGILVVTSHKDGVYTKPSGSTINEEDVERHISNALAGLFSLGGKNDVAVVENLIKFDECFDGFSYEGVPDVRIIVFKGYPVMAMMRLSTSASDGKANLHQGAVGVGICIATGKAVRAVQFDHPVTHHPDTGKELALLQVPHWEKLLTLASSAWEMTGLGYMGTDMVLDQEEGPMVLELNARPGLAIQIANGAGLLPRLHHIENLGTPAEYPKPAERVAYAAKQFGVHGNEIVPN
- the fdhF gene encoding formate dehydrogenase subunit alpha; this encodes MIQIVIDGKFRIVEQGQTVLEAAKTCGLEIPSLCGLNKTADKVPCDLCVVEVDGMGVTRSCELEVTNGLNITTQSKQLTTHRQDALNRIMTDHYADCEAPCQTACPAGVDIQSYLHHIAQNDHTQAIEVIKKTLPMPLSIGRVCPAFCETECRRNLVDDSIAIRQLKRHAADADLAAQESYMPAKKPNKGKSIAIVGSGPGGLTAGYYLSNEGYDVSVYESMPKAGGWLRYGIPEYRLPKSILDKEIELMCRNGMAVECDKKLGVDFTLSDLSRDFDAVCLAVGASQAVEMNYPGSDLEGCYLGVDYLKDYVTDQHFTTGKKVAVIGGGNTAIDCARTAVRDGADTTLIYRRTRDEMPAEDYEIEEAEHEGVKFHFLTNPAENIADDNGHVSEIRLERMALGPADASGRRSPKPTGEFFVEAFDTVIAAVSQKPDLSFMDNEEIDIPLTRWNTADADPQTMHTGTGNIFSIGDFRRGPATAVEAVGDGRIAAQAIDRFFNGDMENIPAKPFNSRKHKQLKAVDPEQYKSIQRMARKIMPELTPEQREQSFDEVETGFDNADAIAEAARCLECGCQANTDCDLRDYSTEYKAIQTHPEYKIDVASNESWQAIRAEESKVGSTRQKFAVDDSSEFIIFDANRCISCGQCIQACREQNVHGVLSFMNQSDGKPASRPECRPNFGADKTLMGDSNCVQCGSCIQACPTGAMVDARDRKQGDTDILKKVDTICTYCGVGCKLTMHVDEAKNKIRYIEGGDSPVNEGMLCVKGRFGFDFVGSDARLTTPLIRKDGWLQPASWEEAITLIADKFTAIKQGFGSNALAGFSSAKTTNEDNYVFQKFIRRELGTNNVDHCARLCHASTVTGLEASLGSGAMTNDIPSIKHSDVIFIIGSDTTSAHPIIGSHIKQAVRHNGARLIVADPKRIDIADHAELYLAHRPGTDVMLINGVMQQIIKHGWYDQDYIDDRVDGFDTLLQEVMSPSYSLDKVELVTGVKAEDIFAMARLIGTAERTAVYYSMGITQHTTGHDNVRSIANLQLLCGNIGIEGGGINPLRGQSNVQGACDMGALPNNLPGYQKVYNPMVRQKFAMEWGVADLPAETGLTLTEIIDGACHRDVRGLYVMGENPVLSDPNQAHVIEGLEALDFLVVQDIFLTETAQYADVVLPSCSFAEKSGHFTNTERRVQRINPAVLPPGEAKEDWVIIQMLANAMGGGWSYDSVADITNEIARVTPQYGGLRWENITVNGVQWPSNKNNPDGTRIMHQTQFTRGRGQMEAIPFRYAAELPDAEYPLVLTTGRILEQFHTGTMTRKTKGLDNLAGPRAMVSVHDAEALGISNGQMLKVSTRRGEIEIAAFVTKRMQKGVVFIPFHFVESPVNRLTTTATDPHAKIPEFKVAAVRIDPIREPEIEATEA
- the mukB gene encoding chromosome partition protein MukB gives rise to the protein MIERGKYQSLTMVNWNGFFARTFDIDGLVTTLSGGNGAGKSTTMAAFITALIPDQSLLHFRNTTEAGSSQSSRDKGLYGKLQPGACYAALDVVNSRNQRLLFAVKLQQVAGRDKKVDIKPFVIQGLPSHVKPTDVLIQNVSDSHARVCQLNDVKAAVAQYEGAHFKAFSSIVDYHSQMFEYGVVPKKLRNSSDRSKFYRLIEASLYGGISSAITRSLRDYLLPQNGGVKKAFQDMESALRENRMTLEAIKTTQSDRDLFKHLITESTNYVAADYMRHANDRRNKLDQTMKFRGELFGSRETLLDQNNLLNRVQEELELLVDQESALEQDYQAASDHLQLVQTALRQQEKIARYSEDLEELNERLEEQMMVVEEAQERVLLAEEQATITEEEVDSLKTQLADYQQALDVQQTRALQYQQAVQALEKTKQLLGDDSITAESALTLVSELKAQEESSTQTLLSTKHKLDMSSAASAQFDKALSLVKSIVGDVERKEASYSAKQALEKGRNAKHVVENEQQWRAQHRDMARDVAQQRQAKELATEYQKQHNISLTDEAVFEEERERHAMQIETLEYAQEELREAKSEQRRVQQNHDQEIQKLESIAPAWITANDALEALRDQTEAELEDSQAVMTQMQQVLEDEKSQAVAKDQLATRRAELEQEIERLASPGGSNDPRLKGLADTLGGVLLSEIYDDITIGDAPYFSAMYGPARHAIVVSDLDGIKEKLIDLDDCPEDLYILEGDVDAFDDSSFNADELEGAVCVQLNDRQMRYSRFPEIPLFGRAAREQRLEKLREERDVVVENHAKAAFDSQKLNRLYQAFNSFVAKHLHVAFNADPEQALASIRDKRNQIVRSLADLDSKEQQQRSQLLQSKQALGALDKLAPMVRILEDETLAERLAELEAQLERLSEAKSYLNTHGKALTSLEQIVSALDADPEQFEALEAEYRQADNALQTLKGKVFALSDLIERRHYFAYADSVDLLNKSSELSEQLKAKLVQAEQARAKGRDGLKQAREQMNQYNQVLAALKSSHQAKQETVQEFKQELQEFGVNADEGAEERAVRRRDELQERLHTSRSRKSEYERTITSTELEMKALAKRLKKVQKEYTELRTFVVAAKAGWCSVLRLARENDVERRLHKRELAYLTAGELRSMSDKSLGALRLAVADNEDLRDSLRLSEDNAHPERKVLFYIAVYQHLRERIRQDIIHTDDPVEAIEEMEVELARLTEELTQRENRLAISSESVASIIKKTIQREQNRIRMLNQGLSNIYFGQVKGVRLNVKIRESHEILLSGLATQQEQHKDLFETTRFTFSEAMAKLFQRVNPHIDMGQRSPQVLGEELLDYRNYLELSVEVNRGSDGWLQAESGALSTGEAIGTGQSILLMVVQSWEEESRRLRSKDIVPCRLLFLDEAARLDAKSISTLFELCDRLGMQLLIAAPENISPEKGTTYKLVRKVFKDHEHVHVVGLRGFAQNKPASPVQELIEEAEQ